The following are encoded in a window of Ignavibacteriales bacterium genomic DNA:
- a CDS encoding glycosyltransferase family 9 protein, with translation MQEKILVIQTAFLGDAVLTLPMIQKLKELNPFSIISVLCIPSTKELIEHSPSVNDVIVYDKRGKQKSLSSFFRLSNFIRHERFTRIYSPHRSIRTSLIVLLSSCKLTYGFNNASWSFIYKFKIEYHNNKHEVARNLDLIGVDTNNDNWKILPIVDIDSSLGNNTESIIRNLTNKKVAAVAPGSVWKTKIYPRENYIEIIKFLIEKNYFIVLLGGKDDELLCRGVEKEFADSVKSFAGKLSIIESISLLKKCSVLISNDSAPTHLGMIANIPTLTIYCSTVPAFGFSPYNAKSNYISYDDLSCKPCGIHGRNQCPIQTFDCGYKLLPQAVFTSLDKMNL, from the coding sequence GTGCAAGAAAAAATACTTGTAATACAAACTGCATTCCTGGGTGATGCGGTGTTAACCCTTCCAATGATTCAGAAACTTAAAGAATTAAATCCGTTCTCAATAATAAGTGTATTGTGTATCCCTTCTACCAAAGAATTAATTGAGCATTCTCCATCAGTGAATGATGTAATTGTATATGATAAAAGAGGGAAGCAAAAATCATTATCTAGTTTTTTTAGATTAAGTAATTTTATCCGACACGAAAGATTTACTAGAATATATTCTCCTCATCGCTCAATTCGTACATCTCTAATCGTTTTACTCTCTAGTTGTAAACTTACTTATGGTTTTAATAACGCAAGTTGGAGTTTTATTTACAAGTTCAAGATCGAGTACCATAATAATAAACATGAAGTAGCGCGTAATCTTGATTTAATTGGGGTTGATACAAATAATGATAATTGGAAAATATTACCAATTGTAGATATTGATTCATCACTTGGAAATAATACTGAGAGCATAATCAGAAATCTTACTAATAAAAAGGTAGCTGCTGTAGCTCCCGGTTCTGTTTGGAAAACTAAAATATATCCGAGAGAAAATTATATTGAAATAATAAAGTTCTTAATTGAGAAAAATTATTTTATTGTTTTACTTGGAGGTAAAGACGATGAACTATTATGCAGAGGAGTAGAAAAAGAATTTGCAGACTCGGTAAAATCGTTTGCCGGAAAATTGAGCATTATTGAATCTATTTCATTGTTGAAAAAATGTTCAGTTCTAATTTCGAATGATAGCGCACCAACACATCTTGGAATGATTGCTAATATTCCAACATTGACAATATACTGTTCAACAGTGCCCGCTTTTGGATTTTCACCATATAATGCAAAGAGTAATTACATTTCATATGATGATCTAAGTTGTAAACCATGTGGAATCCATGGTAGGAATCAATGCCCGATACAAACTTTTGATTGCGGTTATAAACTTTTACCTCAAGCAGTTTTCACTTCCTTAGATAAAATGAATCTGTAG
- a CDS encoding M23 family metallopeptidase: MKWFNLENIKNSSFYITPNLPIITTKRYKFSILRTAAYISIYTIAAWFLLIIILTVTPLKDYVFVIDNSDLKAQTEKIKELQNKVVILTDQLQELASTNERMRYAMKLAGRDSIKPNDALYDTMRKKIDKKINMGGNIYAVFVSFIEKYFGVKNNFQSFFFIEPTNGVITQGFNSANGHMGIDFGVASGSPVYASAGGLIIFAEYTVESGYQIMIQHDDNYLTIYKHCSSLVKKIRERVAQGELIALSGNTGKNTTGPHLHFEIWQNGKPIDPQKILSK; this comes from the coding sequence ATGAAGTGGTTTAATTTAGAGAATATTAAGAATTCATCATTCTATATCACACCTAATCTTCCAATTATAACAACTAAACGTTACAAGTTTAGCATACTTAGAACAGCCGCATATATAAGCATATACACAATAGCAGCTTGGTTTCTGTTGATTATTATTTTAACCGTAACACCTCTAAAAGATTATGTCTTTGTGATTGATAATAGCGATCTAAAAGCACAAACAGAAAAAATCAAAGAATTACAAAACAAAGTTGTTATTCTCACAGATCAACTTCAGGAACTTGCTTCTACTAATGAACGGATGCGTTATGCAATGAAATTAGCCGGTAGAGATTCTATCAAACCTAACGATGCGCTATATGATACTATGAGAAAAAAGATAGATAAAAAAATTAACATGGGCGGTAATATTTATGCGGTTTTTGTTTCTTTTATAGAAAAATATTTTGGTGTAAAAAATAATTTTCAATCATTCTTTTTTATTGAACCAACAAACGGGGTTATTACTCAAGGTTTTAATTCAGCTAATGGACATATGGGAATTGATTTCGGCGTTGCATCCGGTTCTCCGGTTTATGCATCTGCTGGTGGATTAATAATATTTGCAGAATATACAGTTGAATCAGGTTACCAAATTATGATACAACATGATGATAATTACTTAACTATTTATAAACATTGTTCATCGTTAGTAAAGAAAATCCGGGAACGTGTTGCTCAAGGAGAATTGATTGCACTTAGCGGAAATACAGGTAAAAATACTACTGGTCCGCATCTTCATTTTGAAATTTGGCAGAATGGTAAACCGATTGATCCACAAAAAATTTTATCAAAGTAG
- a CDS encoding polymer-forming cytoskeletal protein — translation MTSKKDSLAEDVSIISNSVKIDGNLFSEGNVRIDGVVHGNVSVNGNLTVGDGSEIQGEVMAKNITMSGKVLGKVTAQEKIKLESKCVLKGDLITKFLVIDEGAYFEGYSHMNNSNSLNINEG, via the coding sequence ATGACAAGTAAAAAAGATTCTTTAGCTGAAGATGTAAGCATTATTAGTAATAGCGTTAAGATTGATGGAAATCTTTTTAGTGAAGGAAATGTTCGAATAGATGGAGTTGTACATGGGAATGTTTCGGTAAATGGCAATTTGACTGTCGGAGACGGAAGTGAAATACAAGGCGAAGTAATGGCCAAAAATATTACTATGAGCGGAAAAGTCTTAGGAAAAGTAACTGCTCAAGAAAAAATAAAATTAGAATCTAAGTGTGTTCTAAAAGGCGACCTTATTACAAAATTTCTTGTGATTGATGAAGGCGCATATTTTGAAGGTTATAGTCATATGAATAATTCCAATTCGTTAAATATTAATGAAGGATGA
- a CDS encoding AtpZ/AtpI family protein yields the protein MISENKFTEKFSNSLKDVGPYLGLGTQLAATIVLMFFLGRWLDSQFKTFPLLLILFSFIGGFAAIYNFIKTVLQLNNKKKDAKKS from the coding sequence ATGATTTCAGAAAACAAGTTCACCGAAAAATTTTCTAATTCCTTAAAAGATGTTGGACCATATTTAGGTCTGGGGACTCAGCTTGCAGCTACAATTGTATTAATGTTTTTTTTAGGAAGATGGTTAGATTCTCAATTTAAAACTTTCCCTCTTTTACTAATTCTTTTTTCCTTTATTGGCGGTTTCGCAGCGATATATAACTTCATCAAAACAGTTCTACAATTAAATAATAAAAAGAAAGATGCAAAAAAAAGCTAA